The sequence GATCTAAGATTTAATTGTAAATCGCTTTCCTATCTTGGTTTAGAAAAGGGCGAAATGGAAGAGATATTTTCAAGGAAAAGACATTTTCAAAATCATTGTATGAATTAGTGAACAAATTGATAGGGATCAtcaatattttgataatgcaTGGGAGTTCTCTACTTAGACAGTCCACTTAGTTCCAGAACATTGAAGTATTCAGTCAAGTGACATTAAATTGGGAATAAAAAGACAATGGTGTTTCTCTCACCAGCTGACTGTTCAAGTAAGTATTGGCTTCAAGTAAAGGTAAGTATAGTCTTCCCAAACCTCAATGTTCTGatgtttctttgttcttcGCAATGTTAAATTGTATTGGATGCCACTGACTTTTTAACTAGTCTACTTATATCAGTTTAATTCGTAGCAATCAACTTTAAGAAAAAGTGAATGTTTGTAACTGTTGCAATGGAGGCATCATTGTTTCATAACGATCCTGACTGGAGAGAGGTGATTTTTCTTAGCCCTGCTTTGTGATGCAGATATATTGTGTTCAAACTAATTTTTTCTAGGTAAATATGCTAACAATATGAGAGGAAATGTCATGTTATATTTGTGTTTTTTCGGAAGTGCTCTTCACAAGAGAAAAGGTCTGCGTTATATACACGagccttctttttcttttattctccTTGGGCAAATTTGAATTATTCTGTTCATTTTGAGCTTGAGCTTCTGAATATGGAGGGAATAgctaatttatctttttctttgttttggaGGATCTTAACTAGGTTCTTGTGTAGGAAAAGAGACTCGCATAGAGATTTTGATTGAGTGTTCTGTTCTTATTGTTTAGGTGGAATTAGCCAATGGTTGCTTACAAGATTGACAGCAAGATTCTTGTTTTATCAGTTTCCATATCGCCATATTATGGCTCTGGTTGTACACTCTTCTTGCACTTGAAAAATCAGATGCtattaaaatttgttattaCTTATAGCTCCACAGTTTGTAAAGTGGGTTAAATTCATTTCTGCTATAATATTTGGTTAATCATTGGTTGCTCAGAAGTAGTAATCGAAGCTAGTAATTATGTTTTTAGGCAAGAAGGTGTTTTCTTTATTGACCATCTGCAATATACCAAGTGGCCTATAAGatgtgattttttttactaCAGAATTAGAAGATTTCATCGATAGAAAGCAGTACAACTGGAGTAAACATCCCAGTCACGGCGGCTAACAGAATCCACTAGAAAAACAGTTACATAAGAGAGCACGTTTGGCTAAAGGCATTAGCTGCCCAGTTAGCAGAAtgagaaacaaaaacaaaaagagaagagtTCAAACATTGAATATCTTCAATTAGAGTTGCCAAGAATTGAGGGGGCGTTGACAAATCATTAACATCAATAACTATCTGTCTCCTTCAAAGATCACCTTGAAAGGTGATTCTTCTTCGGCCAGAAGAACAGCCTCTCGAACTCGAAGGCCCCGGGCTTCAATCACAGCTGCATCATCACAATGAAGGATTTGTTCTGCCTTGCTGCAGAACACAGAACGATCATCCTTTCTGGCCACAATATCCCAAGCACCATACTTGCGGGTCttgtcaaaatcaaatttgAAACACACGAGCAGGAGGGTCTATCCAGTGTGCCTGGGAAGATGAATTGCTGATAGAAACAGAGCGTCTATGCGTCTGGCCCTGCCCTTAGCAAGTGGCCTATAAGAACCTAATTTAACGAGTGGGTTCTaggcttttttcttttcttttttttagaaaaagaaaaagacaagtGAGTTGAACTAACTCGACTGTCATTAATCTCCccattgaaaatatatatcttttagatGTTAGTTTGTATTCTGCATTTTAAGTTAAAACTGAAAATTCCTATCTcgtgtatattttatttgttggaAACTTTCACGAAATTAAGGTAGCCCGTTTAAATATTAGTAGCACCAAGTCGTACAAGATTATTGATTTCTGTTTGCTAAAAAGGGAATAAAATGATATGATTCTCGAGTTATGAAAAGAGAAGGGTTATCACTGTGAAACCACTGGACCGCCGCCCTCCTAATGAATCAAACTTTCACGAAAAAACCGTATCTGAACAAGCCCAGGCCCGTTAATCTAAAGCTGAGGTGCAAAGACGTGAAATTCAGTTGGTATGTACTCTTGCTTAAGGTTTTCCCGATTgcttgatatatatatatatatatacatatgtataaCCACTGATTTTTGGCATTGTGCAATGTCAGAGACCACTTTAACAAGGACAACTCCTGAAGTAAAATAGTTAAACGCAAACTCTGGAGAGTTCAAGCACAGCTTGACAGGATTTTACCAGAACTCTGAGCTGAATTCAAGTTAGTTTTAGCTAGATCTgtaagaaatttattaaattttagcttcattcgAGATGGTAAAATAAGccaaattcaataataaagaAGCCAACCGAATGAACTTTTGCAATTGCAAGTGGCAGCCTTGAATATGTTTGCAGAAACTTCCGGGGACCCTTTTTCTGGACTTTTGACCATCACCGCTTCCATTCTTTGAGGTcagctttttcttttagtgATTTAGGTggattcatttatatattatccTTTTCAGAGTTCACTTGTGGACAGAAACAGAAAAGTGGCCGTATTAATGGCTTTTAGCAAGTTGGACGTCGATAGTTGGTCTTAATGGAGATGCGGATGCCAATTCCATGCCCCATTTGCCACTTCCTAGCTAGTATGTGATTTGGGATTATGCGTACAAgcacatatattttttttttcttttgttttgaatcAAGTTTCAGAATCAATATTGAGTTCTTTTCTTCCAtcaattttaagtattttatgtgtcaaaataaacaaatatttatatgtaaaaattttaaaataaaaatatttatagagaataTTTGTAAGTTAAATCCGAATACAAACATGGTCGATCAAAGAGAGAGAATATCAATCTGTAATTAAGAGCTAATTCTTGAGATTTAGATTTGACTAATTGAGGATTTATAAATTTCCAAAAACATGCATGGAAAGACTATCTTGCCTACCATCCAAGGTCTTATCACATATGTCATATAAGATTTGAAACTGACAGCCTTTTCTAAGTATATTTACCATACAAATCATTGcaatatatatgattttttatgaagagaaagaaaagatcgCTTGAAGTATAAATCcattttctaagaaaatattcTAATAGCAAATTATGATATAATGTACTAGAAGAGCTCAACTATGTGGAGACAGATTCATGTTTGTATCAGATTGACATGCATAAGATTGTCAAGAAGTGGGAATTCGGACCCACGAATGTGTAGCTTATTCACACTTTCGACATGATTTCCACGACCCAGATCAAGATTTGATGCTTTGTTTCCGTAAATTACCAGAAGCATGCATACAAATGAATGTACAATACAACAACACATAGCATTTATGAACGTTCTCAAGAGTCTCTTTATGTTAGTATTTTTGCCTCATTGTTGATTGTTTGCTTCTATATGTTcttcaaacaaaagaaaggaccATCCAATTATATGTCAAAGCTGGCTGGCAAAGGTTTATTCTTTACAACAATAATGCATAGGCTTTCCATTGTTGATGTGGGTGTCTAGTTCTTTTGTCGCTAGCTAGCATGATGTCACAAAGTCTATTCAAGTGTAATTTCTCGAATTTTGAGTAGTATCCGAATGgtattctaaatttttcttttgtagcTAAGTTCCTTTTAGAAAATCAGAGAAATTTTCCTTATACAATTTTTGTCTGTTAGATGGTAAAGATAAAAGATGTACCTTGCAAAGTAAAGTGGCTTTGCAATTGGATTATTCCTTAGTTGTTTTGGCGTTGCCAATATtatatccaaaaaaaaaaaaaggtttgcaattcaaataaaatatatgtatcaGTATTATgtaaaacatttaatatatatatcattcatCATTCATCCTACACTTTAGTATAGAGTATATAAAAAACAGctaaaaattcttatttataaaataagaaaaaaaaaataaaagacaggtaaataatatctaaatatCTCATTTCAAtccttaaataataaatttctttgaTTAATAAAGAATGTAACAATTAACAGTAGATAAGAAAATTTCCTCTTTCacgaaaatatatattagcataaataataatacttttgaCTATCTTATTCAAATGGgaactaattattttctttttcttaaattgtaaaggtgaagaaaagaagagagaaaaggaTGAAGGACACCCTTCATTCACAACCACATTGTGAAGATTAGGGTCCCCAATAGATCCTGAAAGTCCATCTGCAGCTGATCAAAAGCATATCCTTCTGCTTAGTAGATAGCTAGATTCAATGATCTAaaagcaagaaagaaaaataattgaaacatTCCATGAGAATGACCAGACAGTCTTTGTCTTGGAAAGTTCTTAACAAAATGTTTAAGGCCCCACTTATAGAAACTGATCATGTGTAGTAACCCCACCCACACCTGCCATTTGATGTCTTTACCATTTCCTTGGTCAAATGATGATCAACTTCTCTTGTTGCATTCTCAAGTTCCACTTCTTATTTACATTGCCCCTTCTTTCTGCCTTACCTGTTTCTTATGAAAAATGCTATTTTCCATGGACCAATTTGACCTATTGAGTGGTTTatcttttagttaggaaggtttttgtaaaagattcCTCTTTTACATGATATCAGACCTCAGAATGAGGGGTTCTATATAGTGATCTTTCCTTTAAAAATTTTCCAGAGCATGGAAACAAAATGAATTGGTTTGAGCTTATTAGGTCTAGAAAGAGGCACATGTGCTCATGAGGTTGCAGACTTGTAGTGGTGGTAGCACTATTGCTATTGTTGCTTTtaaaagcatatatatatatttgctcCACGTTGTGACCATTTGCATTTTCAGACTCTACTTACTGAGTTAAACCATGCAGGTAGATAGTCATTGTAAGCTCACTAAGCTCATGACCCCATTCACTTTTACACCGTCAACAATGGCCCCCCagacctttttctttttgaaaaagaaaagaggccCTACATCTTCTTTGACAGCCCCAGAAATCCATgcaatattttgattataccCCATgggagataaaaaaatttcaagctCTCAAAACACCAAATCAGTGTCCAAATGGACACTTGGCAGTAAAAGAatgaaattctattaaaagattttctttttctgattgGAATCTCTTCAAAATTGAAAGGGATGTTACTTTATGTAACACAGctatagagaaaaaaaataccatCAACTATTCATCAGTAAATGTTAACTACAAACATTCGAAATTTAAATGAACTAATTTGCTCATATATATGTCTATATGCATTTGTATGTTACAATGTTTGCAAATAAATGAACCAAAACTTGCATGCTTCCAATTAGATAGGTTGAAAGCACCCTTAAACAAAAGTGAGAAGTAACCCAAGTGACAGATTAAGCACACTAAATGGCAAATTGGATTTGGGCCCTTGACTATTTTGCGGCTAATGTTTTTATAGCTTGTCAATTTGTAGTAGAGCAACATCTTGTGATGCCTTCTCTGACCAACTATTTTTAGCAATTGACAATTCAACAATCTTACCATACCACGTGAAGCTTTTTAGCACTCAAAAAGGAAGGAGGGGAGGGGTAGTGAGAGGATACGCACCTAACGCAATATAAGCGTAAAGAAAAGTAAGTGATACGTGTTTGGGTTATAAGAAAGTTGAAGAAACTGAGGGAAAAAGGTCAGAGATATAAAGAGAAAcagaaaatatgagaaagaatAAAGTCATTACTTCTATTAATTTACTACTGATTTACTGCCTGATTCACTCTTTAGCTGTATAAGCTAACAATGTCTGTTGTAATAAACTTGGTGCGGGAGtaatacttcattatatgaataggtttataataaataattaaatactttttattttttaccctatttctttttaattctcaGTTTAATAGTTAACTCTCAAACAAATacactttattaattatataatcttaCCCTCTCGTCTCCTTAATTTGAATATCAAAACCTATTTAATATCatcaattaaaagatatacttttttttagtttatatatcaaaatgaaATCGAGAGAGTAATCATTTTTCTATAAACTCATCATtagttcaattattttttattttataaatatttaattcgtTATTACAACATTATtgaagtaaaaaatattacattaatCATTTTTCATAACCTTATAACTAAGAAAATCATATGTATGCTTAATATACGATACTTGTCTATTACACTAATCAACTAATTCAATTCTcttacttattaattatattttccatAGAATGCCATGGAGTTATAAAATTGTTTCAACATTTCacctaataattttaaatttcttaataattatttgatatgaAAATCtagagtttaatttttaagcaTTCACGtgtgaaaatatattaaaaataaataataataataataaaactatatttttcaGAGTACCAAACCTATTTGATGGAATAGGCCTTTAAGAGTAAGTCGAGCAATTATTAAGCCCGAATTCACTTTGGTCCTTGTGGAGAGTGGAGCTTTCTGGACTCTCTAAATCTGTATCAGCATTTCATCTTGATCTTCATTTCATAATGACTGAAAGAAGTAATTATTTTCCCTAATATATTCTGTTCTGATAATGCCCTTTATTCACTGAATATGTGATTTGATTGATGAAAAATAAGATGCAATTTGGACCAACTTAATATTCTTCAATAACTCCGAACTAAGATGTTCATTGTATTGGAAGATCTTCACCATATGCTTATACATTTACATGTCAACTCTATTTCTCTAAATTATCATATAGGTCAAGAAATGAAATTAGGATAAGTTAAGAGTGCACTTAAGCCGCTTGCTAATTGCTAATAAATGATACACAAGTGATTTCTTGTCAAAATATGTAGGCACAATATGTATATTGATCATcagctttttttctttttggtgtaGATGCCAAGCGAAATAATTTTCATTAGAAGATTATGAACAAATAAGTCATACAAAAACTTTAGAATATATGATGGAAAGAGTATATcccacaaaaagaaaaaaaaaaaaaaaaaaaaaagcaaggGAGTTGGATTCTTGAAAAGATTAATCATCAACACACAAGTTACAACTATAGGCCTGTATAATGGGGGGGTGGCCATGATTGCCATCGCACCTTTTTGACAACCCTCAACAATAGCTCTTacaagggaaaaaagaaagaaagaaagaaagaaaaagttacAAATGCCAATCTCTTTACACACTTCctttaaattgttaataaaACTTGTGTTTCTGAAAGGTAGAGAATAGTCTAATCAAGCCTTGTGGGGTGGGCATTGATAGCACTTGGTGAATAGACcaaatgaattaatttgatGTATGAAATTGAGCAAGCTTGCCCATCCTCCAAACCCAAATCCCACAACAAAAACCCATACGACTACAAAGAGGTTCATGCAGAACATTCCAACCCAACCTCCTAAAAATGATGGTGGTCTCTCTACTGCATTCTGTTTAAAACCaatttacaaaaagaaaaaaatcaaattagtaTACTGTAATTGCTCATGTATTATTACTCTACTTAATTAATGAGTAGTTAAGATGACTAACCTCTCGAGCAGACGCAGAAGAGAAAGTAATCATGTGTGCTAATGAAGGAATTATGTAGACAGTAAAGCTGACAAGAAGAGATCCGACAGTTGAATTGATGGGTCCAAAGAAAGGGAAGATAATAGCAAGAAACCATATTGGTATCACCACAGGAAGTCTAGCCAATGCCCTTTTGAACAAACTCTTTGTGTCATGAACTCTAATGAATTTTTCCCACACAAAGTATAAAGGGGTGCATGCAAATCCAAATGTTATAAACTGCACCACATAATTGATAATAGttgaagaaaaacaacaacaaaaaaaagtgttacccttttatgaaataatccaattaatttgaaaaactagaataaattgttgaaatattAACCTGATGAATGAGCATAAGTACCACAGCAGTATCTCTAAATCCAGTTTTTGGAAGCAAAGATAGAGCATTTGAATGAGTAAGAAGCAAGTCACCAAATGCCCAATAAACAGCAGAAGCTGATGGGAGTGTTAGAGTTAACACATATAGTGTTGCCATCAGATATATTAGCTTGAACTTTTGTGGCTTCCACATTGCATGCATGATTTCCctgcaataataataaacccAGCTTCACTGATCAGaatataatcttttatatatttctatgtAATACATGCGCGTATCTGCATTCGCATGCATTTTTAACATTTCTCAGTCAGCAACCCACTGGagaacttttttcttttataaaaagttatcaGAAAGTTGATTGCCAGTTTCTAAGGAAAAGCTGTTCCCTTAGTTGGAAACCGTTCCAGTAAATATGGCTATGGATAGATGaagtgtatataaaaaaatatatgtgcTATGATTAATTGGagtttttatatgttttagacacctatatataatttataaaaatgctGAAAAATTAGCTAATATTTAATGAAAGTGGATCTCCTTAAATGAATATTTTCACttggaattaaaattttgatccAACTTTGGGAGATAGTCTGGATATTCTcacataataaatttttttaaatagaattattatttttattttagagtcCTCACACTGTGACAGCATGCCCACCAAAGGTGTAAAGAATGTTAGTAGCCCCTGTGAAGTAGAGAACCA is a genomic window of Ricinus communis isolate WT05 ecotype wild-type chromosome 2, ASM1957865v1, whole genome shotgun sequence containing:
- the LOC8274081 gene encoding auxin transporter-like protein 3: MASEKVETVIAGNYVEMEREEGNSSSTKGKLSNFFWHGGSVYDAWFSCSSNQVAQVLLTLPYSFSQLGMLSGILLQLFYGLMGSWTAYLISVLYVEYRTRKEREKVDFRNHVIQWFEVLDGLLGKHWRNAGLFFNCTFLLFGSVIQLIACASNIYYINDNLDKRTWTYIFGACCATTVFIPSFHNYRIWSFLGLMMTTYTAWYLTIASFLHGQVEGVKHSGPAKMVLYFTGATNILYTFGGHAVTVEIMHAMWKPQKFKLIYLMATLYVLTLTLPSASAVYWAFGDLLLTHSNALSLLPKTGFRDTAVVLMLIHQFITFGFACTPLYFVWEKFIRVHDTKSLFKRALARLPVVIPIWFLAIIFPFFGPINSTVGSLLVSFTVYIIPSLAHMITFSSASARENAVERPPSFLGGWVGMFCMNLFVVVWVFVVGFGFGGWASLLNFIHQINSFGLFTKCYQCPPHKA